A segment of the Desulfurococcus mucosus DSM 2162 genome:
CGTGGCGCCGTCTTTTTCGTTGAGAAAGAGGGGGATGTCCAGGTGGTAGTGCTGGGTCCCCCGAACACGGGTAAAAGCATGCTTGTAAACAAGTTGACCGGTGCTAGAACGGTTATCGCGGATTACCCGTTCTCCACAACGCAACCCGTTCCAGGGATGCTGAAGTATGAGGACATATATATTCAGCTAATTGATACCCCGCCGTTGAGCAGAGGGAGTGGTTTAATAAACAAGATCATAGGTCTCGCCAGGAACGCCGATGGTCTCCTCATAGTGCTGGATGCTACGCGCGACATAATAGCGGATTTCGAGGAGTTGCGCGGCCTCCTCGAGGACTCAGGTGTCGTACTCTCAAAGCCCCTTGGGAGAGTGGTCATCGAGGCATATAGGAGTGGGCGCCAAGGGATACGTTTCACACTGATGGGTAAGCTGCTTAACGCGACGCTTGACGATGTACGTAGGTTGCTCGAGGAATATAGGATCCATAATGCCCATGTGAAAATATATGGAGAAGTCACATTGGATGATGTAGAGCAGGCTTTATTCGAGAACACGACTTACAAGCCCTCCGTCGTGTTTGTAAATAAGGTTGAC
Coding sequences within it:
- a CDS encoding OBG GTPase family GTP-binding protein, yielding MVTNLPAEAKAKWIKVMEAKTPEEKIRALEDFLSSVPKHKGTEKLRLWATRRLAELRDEIEERRKKKTGRGAVFFVEKEGDVQVVVLGPPNTGKSMLVNKLTGARTVIADYPFSTTQPVPGMLKYEDIYIQLIDTPPLSRGSGLINKIIGLARNADGLLIVLDATRDIIADFEELRGLLEDSGVVLSKPLGRVVIEAYRSGRQGIRFTLMGKLLNATLDDVRRLLEEYRIHNAHVKIYGEVTLDDVEQALFENTTYKPSVVFVNKVDLVSGVDEVVKVLGEKSGLPVIAGSAFTGLGLNKVGEALFTQLELIRVYTKSPNTDPSSKPLVLRKGATIRDVAESIHRDFVKNFVYAKVWGKSVHYPGERVGLEHVVEDGDIVEIHIRG